CGATGACGGCGGTGACCCGGCCCCAGAAGTCGTCGTCGGGGACGGCGCGCGGGCTCCGCACAAAACCGATCGGTTCCACCGAATATCGGGCCTGCGGTGTCATGGTTCTCCTTCCGCCCTGGTCAGTCCGGCAGCGCGGCGTCGACCAGGGCGGCGAGGGTCTCCACGTTCCCGGGCTCGATCATGCTGTAGTGGTGGCCGGGCACGTCGCGGATCTCCAGCCGGCCCACGCGGGCGGTCCAGTCCAGGTCGTAGGGGAGCGCGACCGACTCGACGGCACGGTCCAGGACCCGGTACAGGGTGACGTCGCCCGGGTAACCGGACGGGTCGTAAGCGCTGCCCGCGTCGAGGTTGATCTGGTACATGTCGACCATGCGCAGCAGCCGGTCGCTGTCGAAGTCGGCGGGGAGGGTGCCCGCCGCCACGGCCTCCTTCAGCAGCAGCTCGGCGCGGGCCTCGGGATCGAGGGAACGGACCATGTCCAGATCCACTTCGATCTTGAGGGCCCGTTCCACCAGGGCTTGCAGCGCGAAGTCGTTGTCGGCGCCGGCCTCGATCGTGGGCCGGGTGTCGAGGAGCCCGACCAGGCCGACGGTCTCCCCCGCGGCGCGGAGCTGCTTGGCGACCTCGTAGGCGTAGACGCCGCCCATCGAATAGCCCAGCAGGTGCCAGGGTTTCCCGTCCGGGTGGACGGCGCGGGCCCGGACGATGAAGTCCGCGGCCACCTCCTCGGCCGACGTGAGCGGCTGTTCGCCCGGGAGCAGGCCGACGGACTGGAGCGCCCAGAACGGACGATTGCGGCCGAGCGCCTGCATGAGGCGTACGTAGACCACGGTCGAGCCGGAGACCGGCGGCAGGCCGTAGACCGGGGCCAGGTCCGGATCTCCGCCGCGCAACCGGATCAGCGGGCTGGCGGGCGTCTCCCGATGGCCCCGCCGGACGATCTCGGCGAGCTTGGCGATGGTGTTCGCCTCCAGCAACTCCCCGGCGGTGATGTCGACGCCGAACCGGCGGCGGATCTGGACGACCACCTCGATGGCGAGCAGCGAGTGGCCGCCGACCTCGAAGAAGTCGTCGTGGACGCCGACCTCGGCGACGCCCAGCGCCTGCTGCCAGATGTCACAGATCTGAAATTCACAGGAGTCACGCGGACTGTGGTTCATGGGTCTCCTTCACAGAAACGGCCCAGCGGCAGGCGGGCTGGACCGCGAGCCCGGCGAGGACGAAGAGCGCGCCCAGCACGATCCAGCCGGGGGTGCCCCAGGCGATCAGCAGCGCGGTCAGGATCGCCGGGGCGATCATCTGGTTGACGGCCATGCCGGAGTTGAACAGTCCCTGGTACTGGCCCTGCCGGTCGGCGGGGGCCAGCTCGTAGGCGAGCACCCAGCCGGCCGAGGACTGGACCATCTCGCCGTACACGTGCAGTGCCATGGCCGCGACCAGCAGTGCCGTGGCCGCCAGGGCCGAACGGCCCTCGGAGAGTGCGAAGAGCACGCAGACGCCGAGCAGGACCAGGCCGGCGAGCCGGGACGCGCGTACCGAAGAATTCAGGGTGTCGATGTTCTTGGTCACCCTGACCTGGAGCAACACCACGGTCACGGTGTTGAGGACCACCAGGACGGCCGCCAGCGCGGTCGGCGCTTGAGTGTGGTGGACGATCCAGAGCGGCAGGATGACGTCGAGCAACGGCATGTGCAGGGACATGATCATGTTGAGCACGGTGATCGTGGCGTAAGGCCCGTCCCGCAGCACGGCCAGCTTCGGCTCGTCCGGCCGCGACGGCGCGGCCGTCGGCCTCGTGTCGGGCAGCCGCAGCACCAGCAGCGCGCAGCCGAAGAACGTCACGGCGTCCAGGGCCAGCACCGCGTAATAGGCGCCCGGACGATCGACGAGCAGCGCGAGCGCACCCAGGCCGGCACCCACGGACATGCCGATGTTCGTCACCACCCGCATGCGTGCCCGCGCCCGCACCAGATGCTC
Above is a genomic segment from Actinoplanes ianthinogenes containing:
- a CDS encoding thioesterase domain-containing protein; its protein translation is MNHSPRDSCEFQICDIWQQALGVAEVGVHDDFFEVGGHSLLAIEVVVQIRRRFGVDITAGELLEANTIAKLAEIVRRGHRETPASPLIRLRGGDPDLAPVYGLPPVSGSTVVYVRLMQALGRNRPFWALQSVGLLPGEQPLTSAEEVAADFIVRARAVHPDGKPWHLLGYSMGGVYAYEVAKQLRAAGETVGLVGLLDTRPTIEAGADNDFALQALVERALKIEVDLDMVRSLDPEARAELLLKEAVAAGTLPADFDSDRLLRMVDMYQINLDAGSAYDPSGYPGDVTLYRVLDRAVESVALPYDLDWTARVGRLEIRDVPGHHYSMIEPGNVETLAALVDAALPD
- a CDS encoding MFS transporter, producing the protein MLNPGRTLVLAQLITNVGNGAFATCSVLYLTRVVGISPAMLGLGLSIAGVAGVLAGVPAGHLADRRGPRNVAALLIGLTGLASAAYIVLGSFPAFVAVACCYAVFDRGAYAARQALMASVLAGEHLVRARARMRVVTNIGMSVGAGLGALALLVDRPGAYYAVLALDAVTFFGCALLVLRLPDTRPTAAPSRPDEPKLAVLRDGPYATITVLNMIMSLHMPLLDVILPLWIVHHTQAPTALAAVLVVLNTVTVVLLQVRVTKNIDTLNSSVRASRLAGLVLLGVCVLFALSEGRSALAATALLVAAMALHVYGEMVQSSAGWVLAYELAPADRQGQYQGLFNSGMAVNQMIAPAILTALLIAWGTPGWIVLGALFVLAGLAVQPACRWAVSVKETHEPQSA